A region from the Corallococcus silvisoli genome encodes:
- a CDS encoding TonB family protein, translating into MTVATRSTTWRRAALAVGWGLGVLLGPPLPARAQAPEARAAAPVGELPGDAGLPVTREDVTPDSAPRGTDAPWTQGDPAWDGGVGGTATEADLQRTDAGWAVEAGASPDGGPATAAFAPPALVRDSPAPYPPRLVGEGVAGTVKLELLVDEAGEVDTATLVEGVHPLLDEAALHAAPSLRFSPARMEGRPVAVRLFFEYRFEAPVPVATGADGGTPAPQGPITLQGLVREKGNRKPLIGATLVSDAAPDSPVQTDEQGRFVARFPTGGQAVRVFAQGHKPGLFREALKGTESLEVVYGLEPLVVNPYETVVRGDRERTEVSRITLHDAELREVPGTMGDPFRVVMLLPGVGSMLSGVAYPVVRGSQPASTGYFLDGIRIPILFHLFLGPAVIHPDFLDAIDFYPGSPPPQYGRLMGGAIDGRLTRPRDDRVHGSAYADFINAGFFVETPFKSTGTNVSLAGRYSYTPWLIALAANQLQDPAPPGRTNPKVVLDFWDYQGRVEQDVGQGKLRLFAFGSSDTFGSQAQDALGDTALQSILFHRVDLRGRHPLGKGEVEVGGTWGLDRFSVVSRGPDSGNEIHIDQGTFSGRVGYSVPLDARLLLRAGADVDHKRAIVDVLRVENGQEVPEDSVRVPVALATFAGVYAEGVWTPDDRWTVVPGLRLDSYHLSGGFDHKVIEPRLTVRRRLTDTVTLKGGAGIFHQPPTTLISLPVVDVGSLMLGLQEGVQLSTGVEWKAFDKWEVGLDVYVNPMLRTIELTPFSDEGLGDDLGTGGGPDTPPTQPGEAPTGSGFRRVGARRISVDTPSGNRDGWDLPDFQSHGLAYGLELLIRYPLGNNWFGWLSYSLQRSTRRTTFYRHDSLGRVSSEAQADLPFAFDQTHILNLVVSHKFSNNVTLGGVLHFNTGRPEYGSLGSQTHREGTDTDGRPTWVQVDRDRVDRLPPFFRFDVRVSKAWAYETFSLEAYLDMLNVTLNTETLGFEYQGGGYSRQPLSKSPVGLPIALPIIGIKGRY; encoded by the coding sequence ATGACCGTCGCGACGAGGAGCACGACCTGGCGCCGTGCCGCGCTGGCGGTGGGGTGGGGGCTGGGGGTCCTGCTGGGGCCTCCGCTCCCCGCGCGCGCGCAGGCGCCGGAGGCCCGCGCGGCGGCCCCTGTCGGCGAGCTGCCGGGCGACGCGGGCCTGCCCGTCACCCGGGAGGACGTCACTCCGGACTCCGCCCCCAGGGGGACGGACGCGCCGTGGACGCAGGGGGACCCCGCGTGGGACGGGGGCGTGGGCGGCACCGCCACCGAGGCGGACCTCCAGCGCACCGACGCGGGCTGGGCGGTGGAGGCCGGCGCATCCCCGGACGGCGGGCCCGCGACGGCCGCCTTCGCGCCGCCCGCGCTGGTGCGGGACTCGCCCGCGCCGTACCCGCCCCGGCTCGTGGGCGAGGGCGTGGCGGGCACGGTGAAGCTGGAGCTGCTGGTGGACGAGGCGGGCGAGGTGGACACCGCCACGCTGGTGGAGGGCGTGCACCCGCTGCTCGACGAGGCCGCGCTGCACGCGGCGCCCTCGCTGCGCTTCTCCCCGGCGCGGATGGAGGGCCGGCCCGTCGCGGTGCGCCTGTTCTTCGAGTACCGCTTCGAGGCGCCCGTCCCGGTGGCCACCGGCGCGGACGGGGGCACGCCCGCGCCCCAGGGGCCCATCACGCTCCAGGGGCTGGTGCGCGAGAAGGGCAACCGCAAGCCGCTCATCGGCGCCACGCTGGTGTCGGACGCGGCGCCGGACTCGCCGGTGCAGACGGATGAGCAGGGCCGCTTCGTGGCGCGCTTCCCCACGGGCGGCCAGGCGGTGCGGGTGTTCGCCCAGGGCCACAAGCCCGGCCTGTTCCGCGAGGCCTTGAAGGGCACCGAGTCGCTGGAGGTCGTCTACGGCCTGGAGCCGCTCGTGGTGAACCCCTACGAGACGGTGGTGCGGGGCGACCGGGAGCGCACGGAGGTCAGCCGCATCACGCTGCATGACGCGGAGCTGCGGGAGGTGCCCGGCACCATGGGCGACCCCTTCCGCGTGGTGATGCTGCTGCCGGGCGTGGGCAGCATGCTGTCCGGCGTGGCCTACCCGGTGGTGCGCGGCAGCCAGCCCGCGTCCACGGGCTACTTCCTGGACGGCATCCGCATCCCCATCCTCTTCCACCTGTTCCTGGGGCCCGCGGTCATCCACCCGGACTTCCTGGACGCCATCGACTTCTATCCGGGCTCCCCGCCGCCGCAGTACGGCCGGCTGATGGGCGGCGCCATCGACGGGCGCCTCACCCGGCCGCGCGACGACCGCGTGCACGGCAGCGCGTACGCGGACTTCATCAACGCGGGCTTCTTCGTCGAAACGCCTTTCAAGTCCACCGGCACCAACGTCAGCCTCGCGGGCCGCTATTCCTATACACCGTGGCTCATCGCGCTGGCGGCCAACCAGCTCCAGGACCCGGCGCCGCCCGGGCGCACCAATCCAAAGGTGGTGCTCGACTTCTGGGATTACCAGGGCCGCGTGGAGCAGGACGTGGGCCAGGGCAAGCTGCGGTTGTTTGCCTTTGGCTCGTCGGACACCTTCGGCTCCCAGGCGCAGGACGCGCTGGGGGACACCGCGCTCCAGTCCATCCTCTTCCACCGCGTGGACCTGCGCGGCCGGCATCCGCTGGGGAAGGGTGAAGTCGAGGTCGGCGGCACGTGGGGCCTGGACCGCTTCTCCGTGGTGTCGCGCGGGCCGGACAGCGGGAACGAGATCCACATCGACCAGGGCACCTTCTCCGGGCGCGTGGGCTACAGCGTGCCATTGGATGCGCGGCTGCTCCTGCGCGCGGGCGCGGACGTGGACCACAAGCGCGCCATCGTGGACGTGCTCCGGGTGGAGAACGGCCAGGAGGTGCCGGAGGACTCCGTCCGCGTGCCGGTGGCGCTGGCCACCTTCGCCGGCGTGTACGCGGAGGGTGTGTGGACGCCCGATGACCGGTGGACGGTGGTGCCCGGGCTGCGCCTGGACAGCTACCACCTGTCCGGCGGGTTCGACCACAAGGTCATCGAGCCGCGCCTCACCGTGCGCCGCAGGCTCACCGACACCGTGACGCTCAAGGGCGGCGCCGGCATCTTCCACCAGCCACCCACCACCCTCATCAGCCTGCCGGTGGTGGACGTGGGCAGTCTGATGTTGGGCCTCCAGGAGGGCGTGCAGCTGTCCACGGGCGTGGAGTGGAAGGCCTTCGACAAGTGGGAGGTGGGGCTGGATGTCTATGTGAACCCCATGCTGCGCACCATCGAGCTCACGCCCTTCTCCGACGAGGGCCTGGGCGACGACCTGGGCACCGGCGGCGGCCCGGACACGCCGCCGACCCAACCTGGAGAAGCCCCCACCGGCAGCGGCTTCCGCCGGGTGGGCGCGCGGCGGATCAGCGTGGACACCCCGTCCGGCAACCGCGACGGCTGGGACCTGCCGGACTTCCAGAGCCATGGGCTGGCGTATGGGTTGGAATTGCTCATCCGCTACCCGCTGGGGAACAACTGGTTCGGCTGGCTCTCCTACAGCCTCCAGCGCAGCACCCGGCGCACCACCTTCTACCGCCATGACTCCTTGGGGCGGGTCTCCTCCGAGGCCCAGGCCGACCTGCCCTTCGCCTTCGACCAGACACACATCCTGAACCTGGTGGTCAGCCACAAGTTCTCCAACAACGTCACCCTGGGGGGCGTGCTCCACTTCAACACCGGACGCCCCGAATACGGCAGCCTGGGAAGCCAGACGCACCGCGAGGGCACCGACACCGACGGCCGCCCCACCTGGGTGCAGGTGGACAGGGATCGCGTGGACCGCCTGCCCCCCTTCTTCCGCTTCGACGTGCGCGTGTCCAAGGCCTGGGCCTACGAGACCTTCAGCCTGGAGGCGTACCTGGACATGCTCAACGTCACCCTCAACACGGAGACCCTGGGCTTCGAATACCAGGGCGGCGGCTACAGCCGCCAACCCCTCTCCAAGAGCCCCGTGGGGCTGCCCATCGCCCTGCCCATCATTGGCATCAAGGGCAGGTACTGA
- a CDS encoding ATP-binding protein, with protein MAPAWELPADNETPCILLEPLHGETGEVLDFRWTSMNVPAEGWVRSLELGRHLSLWMREGTALFDVAAFARVLMRGVPHVGLLPGDAARRQAVVVRHGDGLVLWLLPRDEGQAADAQQAERERAARHEVEQALARAEQTVGALREAEERYRLATRATHDVLWDWHFATDRVRWDPGTGDAFGHATSVLEHNLGWWGERVHEDDRYRVVDQLMEFVASTGDVWNEEYRFQRADGSWAHVLDRGVLARDDEGRPVRMIGSMMDVTERTRQMETMVEEARFRERFIGILGHDLRNPLNAIVLSARAQKRRGPLECTTEQHRQHAQRIESSATRMGNMIADLLDLTRARLAGGIPLRKGPTDLGAVCKQVVDELSAAYPDRAIAVDVDGKAEGEWDAERLAQVLSNLVGNALEHGSAEAPVFLRCFAKGDHQVVEVQNPGTPIPEELRERLFDPFRQGEGEREHGRRRNGGLGLGLFIVKEIVQSHGGLVEVTSSEKDGTTFTVLLPRPPRPKAKVKSGRGRTRTA; from the coding sequence ATGGCCCCCGCGTGGGAACTGCCCGCCGACAATGAGACTCCCTGCATCCTCCTCGAGCCATTGCACGGGGAGACGGGTGAGGTGCTCGACTTTCGCTGGACGTCCATGAACGTCCCCGCGGAGGGGTGGGTGCGTTCGCTGGAGTTGGGCCGTCACCTGTCCCTGTGGATGCGGGAGGGCACCGCGCTGTTCGACGTGGCGGCGTTCGCGCGGGTGCTGATGCGCGGCGTGCCGCACGTGGGGCTGTTGCCGGGGGACGCGGCGCGGCGGCAGGCGGTGGTGGTGCGCCACGGTGACGGGCTGGTGTTGTGGCTGCTCCCGCGCGACGAAGGCCAGGCGGCGGACGCGCAGCAGGCGGAGCGTGAGCGGGCGGCGCGGCACGAGGTGGAGCAGGCGCTGGCGCGGGCGGAGCAGACGGTGGGGGCGCTGCGCGAGGCGGAGGAGCGCTACCGGCTGGCGACGCGGGCCACGCACGACGTGCTGTGGGACTGGCACTTCGCCACGGACCGCGTGCGGTGGGACCCGGGCACGGGGGATGCGTTCGGTCACGCCACGTCCGTGCTGGAGCACAACCTGGGCTGGTGGGGCGAGCGGGTGCACGAGGACGACCGCTACCGGGTCGTGGACCAGCTGATGGAGTTCGTCGCGTCCACCGGCGACGTGTGGAACGAGGAGTACCGCTTCCAGCGCGCGGACGGCAGCTGGGCGCACGTGCTGGACCGGGGCGTGCTGGCGCGCGACGACGAGGGGCGGCCGGTGCGGATGATTGGCTCGATGATGGATGTCACCGAGCGCACCCGGCAGATGGAGACGATGGTGGAGGAGGCGCGCTTCCGCGAGCGCTTCATCGGCATCCTGGGCCATGACCTGCGCAACCCGCTCAACGCCATCGTGCTGTCGGCGCGGGCGCAGAAGCGCCGGGGGCCGCTGGAGTGCACCACCGAGCAGCACCGCCAGCACGCGCAGCGCATCGAGTCCTCCGCGACGCGCATGGGGAACATGATCGCGGACCTGCTGGATTTGACGCGCGCCCGGCTGGCCGGCGGCATTCCGCTGCGCAAGGGCCCCACGGACCTGGGGGCGGTGTGCAAGCAGGTGGTGGACGAGCTCTCGGCCGCGTACCCGGACCGCGCCATCGCGGTGGACGTGGACGGCAAGGCGGAGGGTGAGTGGGACGCGGAGCGGCTGGCGCAGGTGTTGTCCAACCTGGTGGGCAACGCGCTGGAGCACGGCAGCGCGGAGGCGCCGGTGTTCCTGCGCTGCTTCGCGAAGGGAGACCATCAGGTGGTGGAGGTGCAGAACCCCGGCACGCCCATCCCGGAGGAGCTGCGCGAACGCCTGTTCGACCCGTTCCGCCAGGGCGAGGGTGAGCGCGAGCACGGGCGCCGCCGCAACGGCGGGCTGGGGCTGGGATTGTTCATCGTGAAGGAGATCGTCCAGTCGCACGGCGGGCTGGTGGAGGTGACGTCATCGGAGAAGGACGGCACGACGTTCACGGTGCTGCTGCCTCGTCCGCCGCGTCCGAAGGCGAAGGTGAAGTCAGGCAGGGGTCGCACTCGAACCGCCTGA
- a CDS encoding outer membrane lipoprotein-sorting protein has protein sequence MKNTLFLIVGLVLSAGSARAATPDAMDILKASDRARGGGLPGIRWTVRIVSVSGSDAEPERVLTLKATATSSLAETREPVRFKGSKLLQVDRNMWMSRPGLRKPIPISPRQKLSGQASQGDIASTHYAVDYQGKLLREEEVLGEATYVLELTAINKFCTYDRITYWVSKERMVGVKADFISLSGKRLKSATFEYGNQLSHEGKTFPFVSKMTLKDALTSAETTLVYSDVQVTELARAEFDVNRLGN, from the coding sequence ATGAAGAACACCTTGTTTCTCATCGTCGGGCTGGTGCTGTCGGCGGGGTCCGCGCGGGCGGCGACGCCGGATGCCATGGACATCCTCAAGGCCTCGGACCGGGCGCGGGGAGGCGGCCTCCCTGGCATCCGCTGGACGGTCCGAATCGTGTCGGTCAGCGGCTCGGACGCGGAGCCCGAGCGGGTGCTCACGCTGAAGGCCACCGCCACCTCGAGCCTCGCGGAGACCCGCGAGCCGGTGCGGTTCAAGGGCTCCAAGCTGTTGCAGGTGGACCGGAACATGTGGATGAGCCGGCCGGGCCTCCGCAAGCCCATTCCCATCTCCCCCCGCCAGAAGCTCTCCGGGCAGGCCTCGCAGGGCGACATCGCCTCCACCCACTACGCCGTCGACTATCAGGGGAAGCTGCTGCGCGAGGAGGAGGTGCTCGGCGAAGCCACGTATGTGTTGGAGCTGACGGCCATCAACAAGTTCTGCACCTATGACCGCATCACCTACTGGGTCTCCAAGGAACGGATGGTGGGGGTGAAGGCGGACTTCATCTCGCTCTCCGGCAAGCGGCTGAAGTCCGCCACCTTCGAGTATGGCAATCAGCTCTCCCACGAAGGGAAGACGTTCCCCTTCGTGAGCAAGATGACCCTCAAGGACGCGCTCACGTCCGCCGAGACGACGCTGGTGTACTCGGACGTGCAGGTGACGGAGCTGGCCCGCGCCGAGTTCGACGTCAACCGCCTGGGGAACTGA
- a CDS encoding ABC transporter permease has protein sequence MNYFTIGFRNLLKNRRRSLATLISVGFGFASISLFAGYIHNVYAGLARQAIQGELLGHLTVMKSGLRTEGRLHPARYMFTKEDLARAVPILQQYPHTVLVTPRMSLSGIVSNGTASTIFVGEGLVPEDVKKLQGDFQRKLAGDLKADNPIGVATAEDLGKILDLKPGDSASLLVSTVTGQANALDVDIVDSFNTGNAGTNDKFVYLPFDLAKSLYDFDGAERLIVLLNDKELTEQARTDLTARLKQAGFDVEIKTWLELSSFYSQVKRMFDMIFAFIFSNVFIVVIMSIVNSMTMTVVERTREIGTLRSMGLRGSGILRLFTTEAFVLVVIGCTAGVLFTLLVRLVINSAGITYTPPNSSNVVKLMVDLDVPRMVRAFLMLSVLGVTAAFFPARKASRKPIIDTLGHV, from the coding sequence ATGAACTACTTCACCATCGGCTTCCGAAACCTCCTGAAGAACCGCCGTCGGAGCCTCGCCACCCTCATCTCCGTGGGGTTCGGCTTCGCCTCCATCAGCCTCTTCGCGGGATACATCCACAACGTGTATGCGGGGCTGGCCCGGCAGGCCATCCAGGGAGAGCTGCTGGGGCACCTGACCGTGATGAAGAGCGGCCTGCGCACCGAGGGCAGGCTCCACCCGGCCCGATACATGTTCACGAAGGAGGACCTGGCGCGGGCGGTGCCCATCCTCCAGCAATACCCGCACACGGTGCTCGTCACGCCCCGCATGTCCCTCAGCGGCATCGTGTCCAACGGCACGGCGTCCACCATCTTCGTCGGCGAGGGACTGGTGCCCGAGGACGTGAAGAAGCTCCAGGGGGACTTCCAGCGCAAGCTCGCGGGGGACCTCAAGGCGGACAACCCCATCGGCGTGGCGACGGCGGAGGACCTCGGGAAGATCCTCGACCTGAAACCGGGGGACTCGGCCTCCCTGCTGGTCAGCACCGTGACGGGTCAGGCCAACGCGCTGGACGTGGACATCGTGGATTCGTTCAACACGGGCAACGCCGGCACCAATGACAAGTTCGTGTACCTGCCCTTCGACCTGGCGAAGTCGCTGTATGACTTCGATGGCGCCGAGCGACTCATCGTCCTGTTGAACGACAAGGAGCTCACGGAGCAGGCCCGGACGGACCTCACGGCCCGGCTCAAGCAAGCGGGCTTCGACGTGGAGATCAAGACGTGGCTGGAGCTTTCGAGCTTCTACTCCCAGGTGAAGCGGATGTTCGACATGATCTTCGCCTTCATCTTCAGCAACGTCTTCATCGTGGTCATCATGAGCATCGTGAACTCCATGACCATGACGGTGGTGGAGCGGACGCGGGAGATCGGCACCTTGCGGTCGATGGGCCTGCGCGGCTCGGGCATCCTCCGGCTCTTCACCACGGAGGCCTTCGTCCTGGTGGTGATTGGCTGCACCGCGGGAGTGCTCTTCACGTTGCTGGTGCGCCTGGTCATCAACAGCGCGGGCATCACCTATACGCCTCCGAACTCCTCCAACGTGGTCAAGCTCATGGTCGACCTCGACGTGCCCCGGATGGTGAGGGCGTTCCTCATGCTCTCGGTCCTGGGAGTCACCGCGGCCTTCTTCCCGGCGCGCAAGGCCTCCCGCAAGCCCATCATCGACACGTTGGGCCATGTCTGA
- a CDS encoding ABC transporter ATP-binding protein gives MSHSNQAADTAGMATSTAGAEVLLSLSDIKRDYVLGETKVQALKGVSLRIHRGEFVAIWGPSGSGKSSLMNILGLVDAPSSGEVTLEGLPVSHLSDDALADLRSRKIGFVFQSFNLIPVLSALENVMVPLQIQGVADPKARERATQALKDVGLEGQLHARPDKMSGGQRQRVAIARALVTSPSIVVADEPTANLDSENSVMVVELMRELNRTRRVTFIFTTHDPRLLELVDRKLLLKDGLLRTDEGLR, from the coding sequence ATGAGCCACTCGAATCAGGCCGCGGACACCGCGGGCATGGCGACGAGCACGGCGGGGGCGGAGGTGCTCCTGTCCTTGAGCGACATCAAACGGGACTACGTGCTGGGAGAGACGAAGGTCCAGGCGTTGAAGGGCGTGTCCCTGCGCATCCACCGGGGCGAGTTCGTGGCCATCTGGGGCCCCTCCGGCAGCGGCAAGTCCAGCCTGATGAACATCCTGGGGCTGGTGGACGCGCCCTCCTCCGGGGAGGTGACGCTGGAGGGTCTTCCCGTCAGCCACCTGTCGGACGACGCGCTGGCGGACCTGCGCAGCCGGAAGATTGGCTTCGTCTTCCAGAGCTTCAACCTCATCCCCGTGCTCAGCGCGCTGGAGAACGTCATGGTGCCGCTGCAAATCCAGGGCGTGGCCGACCCGAAGGCGCGCGAGCGGGCCACCCAGGCGCTCAAGGACGTGGGGCTGGAGGGCCAGCTCCACGCGCGCCCCGACAAGATGAGCGGCGGCCAGCGCCAGCGCGTGGCGATTGCCCGCGCGCTGGTCACCTCGCCCTCCATCGTCGTGGCGGATGAGCCCACGGCCAACCTGGACTCCGAGAACAGCGTCATGGTGGTCGAGCTCATGCGCGAGCTCAACCGCACCCGGCGCGTCACCTTCATCTTCACCACCCACGACCCGCGTCTGCTGGAGCTGGTCGACCGCAAGCTCCTGCTCAAGGACGGCCTGCTCCGCACGGACGAGGGTCTTCGATGA
- a CDS encoding beta-ketoacyl-[acyl-carrier-protein] synthase family protein gives MNGSTRRMGDAGQTRIVITGMGAVSPYGAGAPALLSALAEGRGAIRPIEDFDASGCACKQGARVPQGSLAALTGSNNLRRAPRATQFTMLATEEALQGAGYGPSTWDSERVGVFLGTYRAMTEVSQDIWHRIITSEPRFVQPLLFQETVTNAVASALSIRWGWHGTNYAISAGSACGFQVLALAARALRSGRADAIIAGTFDLFTEATHYDMDDIGMLSDANVSRPFDSRRDGHILGEGAGVVVLETLASARARGATVLAELAGLGVAHDGHAFAHHHPEGRGLASAMEQALREAASSPGDVGYIAAASNSTQSLDRAEVAALRTVLGPAASTIPISSLKALTGEAESASDMFNLLACVGAVRGGGLPVQAGTDQPEFELNLVRQPQAHPPVRAALAHSYSFGGNAGAALIRAIQPMEELT, from the coding sequence ATGAATGGCTCCACGCGGAGGATGGGGGACGCAGGGCAGACGCGGATTGTCATCACGGGCATGGGGGCGGTGTCGCCCTACGGAGCGGGTGCCCCGGCCCTGCTGAGCGCGCTCGCGGAGGGGCGCGGCGCCATCCGCCCCATCGAGGACTTCGATGCGTCCGGGTGCGCGTGCAAGCAGGGGGCGCGGGTGCCCCAGGGGAGCCTCGCGGCGCTGACAGGCTCCAACAACCTCCGGCGCGCGCCCCGGGCCACGCAGTTCACGATGCTCGCCACCGAGGAGGCGCTCCAGGGCGCGGGGTACGGCCCGTCCACGTGGGACTCGGAGCGGGTGGGCGTGTTCCTGGGCACGTACCGGGCGATGACCGAGGTCAGCCAGGACATCTGGCATCGCATCATCACGAGCGAGCCCCGCTTCGTCCAACCGCTGCTGTTCCAGGAGACGGTGACGAACGCGGTGGCGAGCGCCCTCAGCATCCGCTGGGGCTGGCACGGCACCAACTACGCCATCAGCGCGGGAAGCGCGTGCGGGTTCCAGGTGCTCGCCCTGGCGGCGCGCGCGCTGAGGAGCGGGAGGGCCGACGCCATCATCGCGGGCACGTTCGACCTCTTCACCGAGGCCACCCACTACGACATGGACGACATCGGCATGTTGAGCGACGCCAACGTGAGCCGCCCGTTCGACTCGCGGAGGGATGGCCACATCCTGGGCGAAGGAGCCGGGGTGGTGGTGCTCGAGACGCTCGCGTCCGCGAGGGCGCGAGGAGCCACCGTCCTCGCGGAGCTGGCGGGGCTGGGCGTGGCGCATGACGGGCATGCCTTCGCCCACCACCACCCCGAGGGCCGGGGGCTCGCCTCCGCGATGGAGCAGGCGCTCCGGGAAGCGGCCTCATCCCCCGGGGACGTGGGCTATATCGCCGCCGCGAGCAACTCCACGCAGTCGCTGGACCGGGCGGAGGTGGCCGCGCTCCGGACGGTGCTGGGCCCGGCGGCGAGCACCATCCCCATCAGCAGCCTCAAGGCGCTCACCGGCGAGGCGGAGTCCGCCAGCGACATGTTCAACCTGCTGGCCTGCGTCGGCGCGGTCCGGGGCGGTGGGTTGCCCGTCCAGGCGGGCACCGACCAGCCGGAGTTCGAGCTGAACCTGGTGCGACAGCCCCAGGCACACCCGCCGGTCCGTGCGGCACTGGCGCATTCCTATTCGTTCGGAGGCAACGCCGGCGCGGCGTTGATCCGGGCCATCCAGCCGATGGAAGAACTGACATGA
- a CDS encoding beta-ketoacyl-[acyl-carrier-protein] synthase family protein, translating to MSTRVVVTGIGVLTPIGNNLKEFTEGLRAGRDGIAPVTRFDASKHRCQSAGELKNIDFSAHFSAGELPHLSRGTQMIRVAAAQGLAASGLTLTDAERERAGVVLGTNLGGMPAAKEGYAALHHPYRKGRAREDEPWRSLVLDSFICAMSDQVARHHGLGGLSLVMSTACSAGLHALGVAVDAIRSGQTEVMFSGGVDPLSEMPQAGFGVLRSLASDKLRPFSKDRDGTLLGESASFWVLESEAHATRRGARILAELAGHGGSTDAYHMTRPDETGRGPARAMRAALADAGMRPEQIGYIKAHGTGTPANDIIETRAIKQVFGERCQVPVSSIKAMIGHSLGSSGAVEAAAAVVALNEGFLPPTLHLETPDPECDLDYVPHRSRPARVEAVLANAFGFGGNNAAMVFRRWEA from the coding sequence ATGAGCACCAGGGTCGTCGTCACGGGAATTGGCGTTCTCACGCCCATCGGAAACAACCTGAAGGAGTTCACGGAGGGCCTGCGTGCGGGGAGGGATGGCATTGCCCCCGTCACCCGCTTCGACGCCAGCAAGCATCGCTGTCAGTCAGCCGGGGAATTGAAGAACATCGACTTCTCGGCGCACTTCAGCGCCGGGGAATTGCCCCACCTCAGCCGGGGCACCCAGATGATCCGCGTGGCGGCGGCCCAGGGGCTCGCGGCCTCGGGACTGACGTTGACCGACGCGGAGCGGGAGCGCGCCGGGGTGGTGCTCGGAACCAACCTGGGCGGAATGCCGGCGGCGAAGGAGGGCTACGCCGCGCTCCATCACCCCTACCGCAAGGGCCGCGCGCGCGAGGACGAGCCCTGGCGCTCGCTGGTGCTCGACAGCTTCATCTGCGCCATGAGCGACCAGGTGGCCCGCCATCATGGGCTGGGAGGGCTCAGTCTGGTCATGTCCACCGCGTGCAGCGCGGGCCTGCACGCGCTCGGCGTCGCGGTGGATGCGATCCGGTCGGGTCAGACCGAGGTGATGTTCTCCGGAGGCGTGGACCCGCTCAGCGAGATGCCCCAGGCCGGCTTCGGCGTCCTCCGCTCGCTGGCGAGCGACAAGCTGCGGCCCTTCAGCAAGGACCGCGACGGGACACTGCTGGGTGAGTCCGCCTCGTTCTGGGTGTTGGAGAGCGAAGCGCATGCGACCCGACGGGGGGCGCGCATCCTGGCGGAGCTCGCCGGCCATGGCGGCTCCACGGACGCCTACCACATGACCCGCCCGGACGAGACGGGGCGCGGTCCCGCGCGAGCCATGCGGGCCGCGCTGGCGGATGCCGGCATGCGGCCCGAGCAGATCGGCTACATCAAGGCGCACGGCACGGGCACACCGGCCAACGACATCATCGAGACCCGCGCCATCAAGCAGGTCTTCGGTGAGCGGTGCCAGGTCCCCGTCAGCTCCATCAAGGCGATGATTGGCCACAGCCTGGGTTCGAGCGGAGCCGTGGAGGCCGCGGCGGCGGTGGTGGCGCTCAACGAGGGCTTCCTGCCCCCCACGCTGCATCTGGAGACGCCCGACCCCGAGTGCGACCTGGACTACGTACCCCATCGCAGCCGGCCGGCGCGGGTGGAGGCCGTCCTCGCCAATGCCTTTGGTTTCGGCGGAAACAACGCGGCCATGGTCTTCCGGCGCTGGGAGGCCTGA
- a CDS encoding SDR family NAD(P)-dependent oxidoreductase: MVSHSETTRQRFQGQAVIVTGASRGIGKAIAIAFASEGADVVLNYGSNAEAARQAAAEVEATGRRCVLVPGSVASPDVPGRLREAALSSFGRIDVLVNNAGISRDGHLMMMPVPSWRETVDVNLHGAIACCQAVIGPMVEQGRGSIINMSSTAGVRGRAGQVPYAATKGALIGLTKTLAGELGPQGIRVNCVAPGFVDTEMVSGLMNRPGVREGFIQATPIRRLGAVEDIAQATLFLASSESAYVVGEVLLVNGGLTM; encoded by the coding sequence ATGGTGAGTCACAGCGAGACGACAAGACAGCGATTCCAGGGACAGGCGGTCATCGTCACCGGCGCCTCGCGAGGCATCGGCAAGGCCATCGCCATCGCGTTCGCCTCCGAGGGGGCGGACGTCGTCCTCAACTACGGCAGCAACGCGGAGGCCGCGCGTCAGGCCGCCGCGGAGGTCGAGGCGACGGGACGGCGCTGCGTGCTGGTGCCCGGCTCCGTGGCGAGCCCCGACGTCCCAGGGCGGCTTCGGGAGGCGGCCCTCTCCAGCTTCGGGCGCATCGACGTGCTGGTGAACAACGCCGGCATCAGCCGGGATGGGCACTTGATGATGATGCCCGTGCCGTCCTGGCGGGAGACGGTGGACGTCAACCTCCATGGCGCCATCGCCTGCTGTCAGGCGGTCATCGGGCCCATGGTGGAGCAGGGCCGTGGCTCCATCATCAACATGTCCTCCACCGCGGGGGTTCGGGGACGCGCGGGCCAGGTGCCCTATGCGGCCACCAAGGGCGCGTTGATCGGCCTGACCAAGACGCTGGCGGGGGAGCTGGGCCCCCAGGGCATCCGGGTCAACTGCGTGGCGCCCGGCTTCGTGGACACGGAGATGGTGTCGGGGCTGATGAATCGCCCGGGAGTCCGCGAGGGATTCATCCAGGCCACGCCCATCCGCCGGCTCGGCGCGGTGGAGGACATCGCCCAGGCCACGCTCTTCCTCGCCTCGTCGGAGAGCGCCTACGTGGTCGGAGAAGTGCTGCTCGTGAATGGCGGTTTGACGATGTAG